The window GTATTACCCCGTGCCACAACTGCCATGCCCAGATTCATGATATCAGCGAGCATTTTGAGGGCGGCTATCATTCGGTGCACCTGTGGACCCTGATCTGCCTGTCCATGGGTATTCTGGGGGAAAATGAGCGCGAATATCTGGGACCGGATCTGGCGGATGTGGATGTGCTGCCGTCCAAGGAGCTGGAGGAATAAGCGCAGCAGCTATTCTAATTTCAAAACAAACAAAAACCCGGCCTATCAAAGGCCGGGTTTTTTTATGTTATAACCTAGTTGGCGAAAGCTATCTCAAAAATAGTAGATCACGCTCAAGGGTCCGCCTCAGGCGGATTAGGTGCATTTTTGAGATGGCTTTAAGGCAGCTATGCGGCTTTGGAGACCTTAACCGCACACACCTTAAATTCCGGGATACCCGAAATCGGATCCAGTGCCCCGTTGGTCAACCGGTTGGCAGCTGCGGTAGCGAAATGAAAAGGAATGAAAACGGTCCCGTCAACAGCCTTGCGCGATATTTTAATGCGCGCCTGGATGGTGCCCCGACGAGAGGCTATGTTGACCAGGGTGCCGTCTTCGAATTCGAATTTGCGCGCATCCTGTGATGAAATTTCCACAAAGGCCTCCGGCGCAATCTGATTCAACCCTCCGGTTCGCATGGACATCGTGCCGGTATGGTACTGGTAGAGCAGCCGGCCGGTGGTCAGATACAAGGGGTATTCCGCATCGGTCTTTTCGGCCGGCTCGATGAAATCAATGGCATGGAAAAGACCCTTGCCGCGCGTAAATTGCGCACCGTGCAAGATGGGGGTGCCGGGGTGTTCGGCTGTCGGGCAGGGCCAGTGCAGCCCCTCATGCTCGATGCGCTCATAGCTGATGCCGGTATAAGACGGCGTCACCTTTGATATTTCTTCCATAATCTGCTGGCTGCTGTCATAATCCATGGTAAATCCCATCCGCTTGGAAATTTCACACAGAATTTTCCAATCGTCCCAGGCCTCTCCGGGTGGGTCAACGGCTTTGCGCACCCGCTGGACGCGACGCTCGCTATTGGCAAAGGTGCCGTCTTTTTCGGCATAACAGGCAGTCGGCAAAACGACATCGGCCAGCTGGGCGGTTTCGGTCAGAAAGATGTCCTGCACCACCAGAAGCTCGAGATTATCCAAACATTTTTCAGCATGGTTGACATCCGCATCGGAAACCACCGGATTTTCACCGATGACATACAGGGCTTTAAAGGTGCCGTCATGGGCGGCCGGCATCATGTGGGTGACCTTCATGCCGGGCTGGTCGGGCAGCGTGTCAACCCCCCAGGCCTCAGCCATGCGCTGGCGCGCTGCCTCATCAATGACTTTCTGGTAACCGGAATACACATCCGGCAGCCCGCCCATGTCACAGGCGCCCTGCACATTGTTTTGGCCGCGCAGTGGATTGACCCCGCCGCCGGCGATGCCCATATTGCCGCACAGCATGGCCAGATTGGCCAAAGATTTGACATTATCGGTCCCGGTGGTGTGCTGGGTGATACCCATACAGTATAAGATGCAGCCGCGCTCGGCGTTGGCAAACAGCCGGGCAGCCTCGATAATATCCTTCGCCGGGATACCGGTGATTTGCTCCACCATATCCGGGGTAAATTTTTCAACCATTTGCTGCATTTCATCAAAACCCTCGGTGCGGTTTTCGATGAATTGCTTATCGTGCAGCCCTTCCTTGATGATCACATGCATCAAACCGTTGATCCAGGCCACATCGGTTCCCAAATTCTGGCGCAGCCATTTGTCCGCATATCGCGTGATGCGGATGCGCCGCGGATCGACAACGATGAGTTTGGTCCCTTTTTGGGTGACGGCCCGCTTAACCCCGCTGGAGATCACCGGATGGTTTTCAGTGGTATTGGATCCGGTGATTAAAATGACATCCGCCTCTTCAATATCGGCGATGGTGTTGGTCATTGCCCCGCTTCCGAAAGCTGCGGCCAGACCGGCCACGGTGGAAGAATGTCAGAGCCGGGCGCAGTGGTCCACATTGTTGGTTTGTACCACTGCGCGGGCAAATTTTTGGGCGATATAATTTTCTTCATTGGTAATGCGTGCCGATGTTAAAAACCCGATGGTATCAGCGCCATGCTCGGCTTTGATCTTGCTCAGCTTATCGGCCACAAGATCCAGGGCCTCATCCCAGGAAGCTTCACGCAAGGCCCCGTTTTCTTTAATCAAAGGGGTTTTGAGACGATCGGGTGAATGGATAAAGTCAAACCCGAAACGCCCTTTGACGCAAAGACTGCCAAAATTGGGCTTGGCTTCCTCCACCCCGCTGATCTTGACCACCCGGTTGTCCTTGACATGCAGATTGAGCTGACAGCCTACCCCGCAATAGCTACAGGTGGTGCGCACCTTTTGGGTTTCCCAGGGGCGGGCCTCGTAGCGTGAATCTTTTTCAACCAGGGCGCCTACCGGGCACGCCTGGACACACTCACCACAAAAGACGCAATCCGAGTTGATGTACGGTCGATCGCCGGCCGCAATAATTTTACTGGCAGCGCCGCGGTAGCCAAAATGTATGGCCTGGTTTACCTGTACTTCGTTGCAGGCCTGAACGCAGCGTCCGCACTGAATGCAGCGCGAAAAATCGCGCAAGATGAACGGATTGGCCGTTTCCATTGGATAGGCCGTTTCGTTGGGCTCAAACTGCTCACCGGTAACCTGATAGCGAAAAGCCAGGTCCTGCAGGCGGCAGTCCCCCCAGACCGGGCACAGTTCCGTATCTTCTTCAGCTTTGATGACATTCAATTGAAATTCGGTCCAGTTGTTGGCGGTGCTGCCGCTAACGGCACAATTGTGGTTGCCGGAAGACAGCAGCAGCTGCAGGACCATCCGACGCGCTTCGATGACCTTGGGTGTTTCGGTCTGGACTTCCATATTGGGGGCCACCGGCGCGGCGCAGGCCGCTACAAGGCTGCGCGCCCCTTTTACCTCAACCACGCACATGCGACAGGCACCTGTGGGGGTCGCTCCTTTCAGATGACAAAGCGTCGGGATATCAATACTGTGTCGATGGGCCACATCCAGAATGGTATCGTCGGGTTCAAACGGTAATTCGTTGCCATTGATGAGAACGCTGTTTTCGGAAGGCATCCGGTTTCACTCCTTTGATCGGTTTATATGGCAGGAAATACATCATTTCGGATGATCGAAAGGATCGGCATGAAGCAATCCCTCAATATCCATTCAAGCATTTTGTTGTAGCGAAATTCACAGATCTTGTCAATCCGCATCGCTTTGCAAAATCGATTTTCGACACCGCTGACATGACAGGGGCAACTTGGGCCATCCGTCGCGGTTGGCCGGCTGCACCTTCGGTGTCATGGGTTGCCGGGCAATGGCGTTTTTTTTCGCATTTTCCACCTATCGTAAAAAAGGACGCCGCAAATGCTGCCGATTGTGTTGGCAACCACATCCATCATATCGGCATGCCGGAAGGGAACAAAATATTGATGAATTTCATCACTGATACCATAGAGGGTTGCTGAGAAAATACTTATCAATATCAGAAGGTTACGGCTATTTTTAAGCGGCAGGGTCTCATAGGCTCTATAGAACAGGATCGCCAGCACGGCATAAGCCCCAAAATGCAGCAGTTTGTCTAAAAACCGTACCTCCGGCATACGCTCAGGGCCGCGGAAGCTGGATTGAATGAATATGGCCACACAGGCGGCGATCAACGGCAGCCAGTAGAGGAGGAAAAGACGAACTTTTGATTGAAGCTTATCAGCCATAGGGCAGAATTCTTGAGTTGAATCCAAAAAAGCCTCACGCAAAGACGCCAAGTCGCAAAGTTTTTTTATATTTGATAAACAGGATATTTAGCGTCTTTGGACATTAGCGGCTTTGCGTGCAAATTTAAAGATAGCTCAAAAACGGGTGGTTGGGCGGCGTTTACCGAAGTGCACCTCACATGGCGAATTTTTGGTGACATGCTTTTTGAGCTTCTTGCACCACAGGGATTGAAAGGTATGGCAACTGCCATCCAGGGCATCGAGTTTGGCACTATCGGCCCATTTGCAGCGCAAATCGCACCATTGAATTCTTGATGTTTTCACCCCGGCATTATGTTTTTCGTTATCGCCCATATAAGTTTTAACTGCCTTTTTCTATGGATTTGTTTTTATGATTTCCTTTTTTATTAGACAGGATTAACAGGATTTTAAGGATATTTTTTTGGCTTTCCGGATGAAAGCCAAAAATTTCAATCGCCTTCGGCGAAAAAAAATACTCATCATAAATAAAAGTTAGTCGCGTATTTTTATTTTGAGGCGTCTAATTTAAGTAAGAATTTTTCCCGCCCGTAGGGCGGGATTGGGTTTCGCCACTTTCTTCCGGAAAGTGGCGAGAAAAAGGAAATCCGAACAATCCTGTAAATCCTGTCTAAAAATTAATCTGTTAGGCCCTATTCCTTAAAAAGGTCCAATGCCAGCTCCCGTTTGCGGATATGCGCCTGCACCGTATTTAGAAATTCATCGTGGGAAAGGCCGTATTTGACGTGGCCATCCAGGGTGCGTACCGACAGGGTGCCGGCATCTTTCTCCTTGGCCCCCACCGTCAAAATCAGCGGGATTTGATTTAGCTGGGCTTCGCGGACTTTTTTGTTCAGGCTTTCGGCCCGATCATCGATCTCCACCCGCAGCTCGGCTTTTTCAAGCTCGGCTTTGACCGCCTGGGCATGGGATATCAGGTCATCGTTGATCGGCAATATCGTGGCCTGAACCGGCGCTAGCCACAGCGGAAGCTTGCCCGCAAAATGCTCGATCAGGATGCCCAAAAAGCGTTCGATCGAGCCGAAAACCGTGCGGTGAATCATAATCGGTCGGTGGCGCTCGTTGTCCTTGCCGATAAAGGTCAGGTTAAAGCGCTCCGGCAAGGCCATATCCAGCTGGATGGTGCCGCATTGCCAGGTGCGGTTCAGGGCGTCTTTAATATGCAGATCGATTTTGGGTCCGTAAAACGCGCCGTCGCCCTCATTGAGCGTATAATCGTGGCCGTAAGCCTTGAGACCGGATTCTAAACCGGTGGTGGCCTCATCCCATTGGGCGTCGTTGCCGATGGATTTTTCCGGCCGCGTCGACAGCTCGAGATGGAACCCCAGCCCAAAAGTGGTGTACATTCGCTCGGACAGACACAGCACCCCCAGAATTTCATCTTTGATGTGCTCGGGCATCATGTACAGATGGGCATCATCTTGATGAAAGGCTCTCACTCGAAACAGACCCTGCAGCACCCCGCTGAGTTCATGCCGGTGGACCAGCCCCACCTCTGCGGCACGCAGCGGCAAATCCCTGTATGAGTGCGGTTTGCGACCATAAATGAGCATACCGCCGGGGCAATTCATCGGTTTGATGGCATAATCATTGTCATCAATGCTCGATGTATACATATTTTCGCGATAATTTTCCCAGTGGCCGCTTTTTTCCCACAGCGCGCGATTGAGCATAATCGGCGTTTTGGTTTCCACGTATCCGGCAGCACGGTGCTCGGCGCGCCAATAGTCCAACAGGGTGTTCCAGACCACCATTCCTTTGGGATGGAAAAATGGCATCCCCGGCGCTTCATCGTGAAAACTGAACAGATCCAGCGCCTGGCCGATTTTGCGATGGTTTCTTTTTTTGGCCTCTTCCAGAAAATTCAGGTGGGCCTTCAGCTTTTTTTTGGAAAAAAAAGCTGTTCCATAAATTCGCTGCAGCTGGGCCCGGGTCGGATCCGCCCGCCAGTAAGCGCCTGACACCTTGACCAGCTTGAGGGCTTTGACATGTCCGGTATGCGGCACATGGGGGCCGCGGCACAGGTCGGTAAATTCGCCCTGCTGGTAGATCGAGATGGTGCCGTCTTCCAAATCGGCTAACATTTCCTGCTTGTAAGGCTCATCTTTGTAAAATTCAATTGCTTCGGCTTTGGGGATCTCTTTGCGGTAGATCGGCATCTTGGCTTTGATGATTTTTTTGATTTCAGCTTCAATTTTGGGAAAATCATCTTCTGACACCGGCGGCATGTCGATGTCGTAATAAAACCCGTCCTCGATGGCCGGGCCAATGGTCAGTTTGGCATCCTTGTAAAGCCGCAATATCGCCTGGGCCATCACGTGAGCCGCCGAGTGCCGTAATATGTGCAGCGCTTCAGGATCTTTTTCGGTGATCAGACGCACGCGGGCATCGCCGCTGATTGCTGTATTCAAATCAACCAGCTCATCGTTTATTTCCATGGCCACGCAGCGACGGGCAAAGTCGGCGGAAATGCCTTCTGCCAGGTCTGTTCCGGTGGGAGAATTCTCAAAAGCCTTTCGGCTGCCGTCTGGAAGTGTTATATTTACCATAGTCATTTCACCACTGTAACAATTGAACGATTGATAAATTGGTTAAAAACGGTATAAAATGAAAGGATACCATTCTTAAGAAGCTAAGCAAAGCCTAAATTAAAACCCCAATTGATGTAAAAATCAACGGGGAGTTTTTTATTTTTGAGTATGGGTTTAATAGAAATATAAACCATACTTATGTTTTATCAATCATCACGCGCCCGAAACGGATAAGGGAACTAAACCGATAAGCGAAACGCTCAGAAGGGTCAAGTAAAAAATGCGAAGACGCCGCGCTCACCGCCACCTAAACATCGCCACTTATTCCGAACTCGAACGGTTTGCCAACCGGCTGGCGAAACAGCGCATTATCGGCGTTGATCTTGAGGCAGACTCCATGTATCATTTCCGCGAGAAGGTCTGTTTGATCCAGATTGCCACCTCGCACACCACGGCCGTCATTGACCCCCTGCAATTGGATAACCTGACTGTTTTGAAGCCTGTTTTTAAACGCCGCGATATTTTGAAAGTCTTTCATGGGGCCGATTATGACATTCGCTCCCTTTATCGTGATTTTAAAATCAACATCAACAATCTTTTTGACACCGAGCTGGCGTGCCGCTTTTTAGGATTTAAAGAGACCGGTTTGGAAGCTGTGCTTAAAAAGCGGTACAATGTGCGCCTGGACAAAAAATATCAACGTAAAGATTGGTCAAAACGCCCGCTGCCGCAAGAAATGATTGCCTACGCCGCCAAGGATGTGCGCTATCTGATCCCGCTGGCAAAAAGCCTGCAACAGGAGCTTAAAAACAAGGGGCGTCTGGGCTGGGTTGAAGAGGAATGCCACCATCTGAGCAGGGTCAGACCGGCTAATAACAATTCGCGCCCCCTGTTTGTGGCTTTTAAAGGTGCCGGCAAACTGGGTCCCAGGGGGCTGGCAGTCCTTGAAGAGCTGCTGCAAATGCGCAAAAAAATTGCACTGCGGCAGGACAAACCCCTTTTCAGAATTATTGGAAACAAATCCCTGCTGAAGCTGGCCGAGGCACGCCCGCAGAATCTAACCAAACTCAAAAAATCGGAAATTCTGGGATCAAAACAATTCGATCGATACGGCAGCAGCATTATGGCGGCCGTTACCAAAGCCCGGCAGATCCCAACCAAAAATTTACCGAAATACCCGCGCAAAACCGCTCCCATGGTTCCCGCGATAGTGGCCAAACGCGTTAAAGAGCTCCGTACCTGGCGGGACCGCATGGCAGAACAGCTGAAAGTGGATCCGGCCATCATCTGCACCAAGGCCCTGATCAGCGCCATCGCCGTGCAGAAACCCGTTAACAAGAGCAGTCTATCCAAAATAAAGGGGCTCAAAAACTGGCAGGTGACAGAATTTGGCCGTGATATCATCAATATTTTAAATACGGTCGGTTAGTTATGGCGACGGAAGAAAAATTGACCATACCCTCCGGAGGCTATGCGCTGGAAGGCCTGTGGCAGGCCGGCACCGGCGACAGGGGTGTTGTGATCACCCACCCCCATTCTCTGTATGGCGGTACGATGCACAATCCGGTCGTCGAAACCATTCAAAGTGCCTACCGCCAAAACGGTTATGCCACCCTGCGATTTAATTTCAGAGGCGTGGGGGGCAGTCAGGGAGACTTTAACAACGGGATTGGCGAGCAGGACGATGTTCGCGCTGCTATTGCAAGCATTCAAGAAAAGGGCGTCAGTGCAGTAGATCTGGCCGGCTACTCTTTCGGCGCCTGGGTCAATGCCCGACTGATTGCCAATGATCCCATTGCCATCGCGTCTATGCTGATGGTGGCGCCGCCGGTTGGATTCATTGAATTTGGCGATGTCAGCACACTAAGCTGTCTGAAAATGGTGGTCACCGGCAGCCGGGACGACATCGCACCTGCAGGCCAAATCCGCGACCTGTTGTCGATCTGGAATTCAGATGCCCGTTTTGAGATCATCGACGGCTGTGACCACTTTTACGCCGGCTATCTGGACAAGCTGAACTCCATCCTGACATCCTTCCTGCAAAACCAGCAGGTTCAATAACGCCCTACCATTGCCCAATACCGAATACCCAAACTAACTTTCAAAGTACCGCATCAGCACCTTTTTCCTGCCCGTCAAACCCTCATAGTCTTCATCTGGGTAGCCGATGGCGATAACGCTGCAGATCGTTTCCTCTGCCGGAATCTTTAGAAACTGCTGGATTCCGGCATCCTTGTTCATGGCTTCGACGGCAAAACCAATCAGGCATGTGCCCAGCCCCATGCTGTGGGCCGCCAGCAGCATGTTTTGGGTGGCCAGCAGGGCATCTTCTGTGGGGCAGCTGGCGCCGGGCTGCGTCGCCACAACAATAACTGCCGGAGCACCGTGAAACAAACGGTCGCGACCATAAAGCTCCCATTCCTGCAGAGCCTCTGCAACCGACTGGTAATAATCGCGGTAATAATTGTCCAAAGCGGGTTTGCCGATGAGTTTGAGCGCTTTGCAAACCAAACGGTTTTCGGCCAGTTGATTCAGTTTTTTGAAAAAGGCCCCAATGCGCTGCCCAAATGCGTCCACAGCGGCCCGATTGGGCAAAATCGTAAAAGT of the Desulfobacterales bacterium genome contains:
- the fdhF gene encoding formate dehydrogenase subunit alpha, yielding MPSENSVLINGNELPFEPDDTILDVAHRHSIDIPTLCHLKGATPTGACRMCVVEVKGARSLVAACAAPVAPNMEVQTETPKVIEARRMVLQLLLSSGNHNCAVSGSTANNWTEFQLNVIKAEEDTELCPVWGDCRLQDLAFRYQVTGEQFEPNETAYPMETANPFILRDFSRCIQCGRCVQACNEVQVNQAIHFGYRGAASKIIAAGDRPYINSDCVFCGECVQACPVGALVEKDSRYEARPWETQKVRTTCSYCGVGCQLNLHVKDNRVVKISGVEEAKPNFGSLCVKGRFGFDFIHSPDRLKTPLIKENGALREASWDEALDLVADKLSKIKAEHGADTIGFLTSARITNEENYIAQKFARAVVQTNNVDHCARLUHSSTVAGLAAAFGSGAMTNTIADIEEADVILITGSNTTENHPVISSGVKRAVTQKGTKLIVVDPRRIRITRYADKWLRQNLGTDVAWINGLMHVIIKEGLHDKQFIENRTEGFDEMQQMVEKFTPDMVEQITGIPAKDIIEAARLFANAERGCILYCMGITQHTTGTDNVKSLANLAMLCGNMGIAGGGVNPLRGQNNVQGACDMGGLPDVYSGYQKVIDEAARQRMAEAWGVDTLPDQPGMKVTHMMPAAHDGTFKALYVIGENPVVSDADVNHAEKCLDNLELLVVQDIFLTETAQLADVVLPTACYAEKDGTFANSERRVQRVRKAVDPPGEAWDDWKILCEISKRMGFTMDYDSSQQIMEEISKVTPSYTGISYERIEHEGLHWPCPTAEHPGTPILHGAQFTRGKGLFHAIDFIEPAEKTDAEYPLYLTTGRLLYQYHTGTMSMRTGGLNQIAPEAFVEISSQDARKFEFEDGTLVNIASRRGTIQARIKISRKAVDGTVFIPFHFATAAANRLTNGALDPISGIPEFKVCAVKVSKAA
- a CDS encoding VanZ family protein; protein product: MADKLQSKVRLFLLYWLPLIAACVAIFIQSSFRGPERMPEVRFLDKLLHFGAYAVLAILFYRAYETLPLKNSRNLLILISIFSATLYGISDEIHQYFVPFRHADMMDVVANTIGSICGVLFYDRWKMRKKTPLPGNP
- the thrS gene encoding threonine--tRNA ligase, giving the protein MVNITLPDGSRKAFENSPTGTDLAEGISADFARRCVAMEINDELVDLNTAISGDARVRLITEKDPEALHILRHSAAHVMAQAILRLYKDAKLTIGPAIEDGFYYDIDMPPVSEDDFPKIEAEIKKIIKAKMPIYRKEIPKAEAIEFYKDEPYKQEMLADLEDGTISIYQQGEFTDLCRGPHVPHTGHVKALKLVKVSGAYWRADPTRAQLQRIYGTAFFSKKKLKAHLNFLEEAKKRNHRKIGQALDLFSFHDEAPGMPFFHPKGMVVWNTLLDYWRAEHRAAGYVETKTPIMLNRALWEKSGHWENYRENMYTSSIDDNDYAIKPMNCPGGMLIYGRKPHSYRDLPLRAAEVGLVHRHELSGVLQGLFRVRAFHQDDAHLYMMPEHIKDEILGVLCLSERMYTTFGLGFHLELSTRPEKSIGNDAQWDEATTGLESGLKAYGHDYTLNEGDGAFYGPKIDLHIKDALNRTWQCGTIQLDMALPERFNLTFIGKDNERHRPIMIHRTVFGSIERFLGILIEHFAGKLPLWLAPVQATILPINDDLISHAQAVKAELEKAELRVEIDDRAESLNKKVREAQLNQIPLILTVGAKEKDAGTLSVRTLDGHVKYGLSHDEFLNTVQAHIRKRELALDLFKE
- a CDS encoding HRDC domain-containing protein produces the protein MRRRRAHRHLNIATYSELERFANRLAKQRIIGVDLEADSMYHFREKVCLIQIATSHTTAVIDPLQLDNLTVLKPVFKRRDILKVFHGADYDIRSLYRDFKININNLFDTELACRFLGFKETGLEAVLKKRYNVRLDKKYQRKDWSKRPLPQEMIAYAAKDVRYLIPLAKSLQQELKNKGRLGWVEEECHHLSRVRPANNNSRPLFVAFKGAGKLGPRGLAVLEELLQMRKKIALRQDKPLFRIIGNKSLLKLAEARPQNLTKLKKSEILGSKQFDRYGSSIMAAVTKARQIPTKNLPKYPRKTAPMVPAIVAKRVKELRTWRDRMAEQLKVDPAIICTKALISAIAVQKPVNKSSLSKIKGLKNWQVTEFGRDIINILNTVG
- a CDS encoding CocE/NonD family hydrolase — protein: MATEEKLTIPSGGYALEGLWQAGTGDRGVVITHPHSLYGGTMHNPVVETIQSAYRQNGYATLRFNFRGVGGSQGDFNNGIGEQDDVRAAIASIQEKGVSAVDLAGYSFGAWVNARLIANDPIAIASMLMVAPPVGFIEFGDVSTLSCLKMVVTGSRDDIAPAGQIRDLLSIWNSDARFEIIDGCDHFYAGYLDKLNSILTSFLQNQQVQ
- a CDS encoding nitroreductase family protein is translated as MIDRKVTTVIDAEKCIGCELCVKVCPSNTISMQDDKARVTGERSLQCGHCMAVCPVAAVRVDAIDAQSLAFNSFELKSRWLAPGDFDTAHLVQLMASRRSCRNYTDQGVERTLLEDMVKIGTQAPSGTNSQKWTFTILPNRAAVDAFGQRIGAFFKKLNQLAENRLVCKALKLIGKPALDNYYRDYYQSVAEALQEWELYGRDRLFHGAPAVIVVATQPGASCPTEDALLATQNMLLAAHSMGLGTCLIGFAVEAMNKDAGIQQFLKIPAEETICSVIAIGYPDEDYEGLTGRKKVLMRYFES